A segment of the Microbacterium luteolum genome:
CAGCTACTGGTGGCTCATCTTCCCCCTCTTCGGGATGGCCGGTGGCGTCGCCAAGGCGTGGGAGCGGAGCGCTCGACGCCGTCATGAGCGGCGCCTCGAGACCCTCAAGATCAAGGCCCAGCTGAAGACGGCCGAGATCGAGGCCCGTGCCCTGACCCAGCAGGCCAAGCGCCGCGGGCCGTCGATCGTCGACACCACGGCATCCGTCGCTCCGAACGATCTGCTCGTGCGCCTGTTCGCCGAGCACGACGAGATCACCGCGCGCTGGCTGGACTACGAGCTCGACGTCGCGAAGCTGATCGCGTTCCCCGCGATGAGCGATGGCCGTCAGCCGCTGACCGCCGCATTCCTGCGGGCCAAGAAGACCGCGGATGCTCTGCGCCCGGCATCCGCCGAAGGCAAGGTCACCGAGCATCAGGTCGCCGAGTACCTGCAGGCCGTCGGCGACTACGCGGTCGCGTTCGAGATCGCGGAGAAGGACGCCCGGCGCCTGCGCGACTCGACCTTCACCGAGCCGGAGCGCAAGCGCCTCGATCGCGCACAGCAGCTGCTCAAGGTCGCGGTCGACGAGTCGGCCACGCAGGCCGAGCGCAACGTCGCCTACAAGCGGGTGCGCGAAGAGCTCGACGGACTCATCCTGCTCTCCGACGACGCCGTCACGGTGCTCGAGAAGCAGGTCGCGCGGGAGATCGCCGCGCCGGTCGTGCAACCGGCGCCTGCGCCCGTGCCGGAGCCCGAGCCCGAGCGGATGCCGGTCGCCGAGCCGCTGCGCCCCGCTCCGCCCGCGCACCGAGAGGGCGCATGACACCCGACGGCGCTGCGCGCCGCCGGACGATCGTCATCACCGGGGCATCCGACGGGATCGGAGCCGCTGCCGCGCGACAGCTCGCGGCATCCGATGATCGCCTGCTGCTCGTCGGCCGATCGCCGGAGAAGACCGCGGCGATCGCGCGGGAGACGGGCGCCGAGCACCTCACCGCCGACTTCGCCCGTCTCGACGACGTCCGCGCGCTCGCGGAGCAGATCGCGGACCTGGTCGGCGACGACGGCATCGACGTGCTGGCGAACAACGCTGGCGGGATCTTCGGCGATCAGACGCCGACCGTCGACGGCTTCGAGAAGACCATCCAGGTGAATCATCTGTCGCCGTTCCTGCTGACGAACCTGCTGCTGCCGCAGCTGAGGAAGGCGGATGCCGCCGTCATCAACACCTCGAGCGTCGGCCATCGCCTGTTCGGACACATCGACGTCGACGACCTCGACAACCGGAAGAAGTACAGCGCCAACAAGGCCTACGGCGACGCGAAGCTCGCCAACGTCCTGTTCACGAAGAGCCTGCACACGAAGTTCCACCCCGGCGGCCTGAGCGCGGTGGCCTTCCACCCCGGCGTCGTGCGCACGAACTTCGCGGCCGAGTCGTCGAGCGTGATGCGGCTGATCTACCGCACACCTCTGAAGCACGTCCTGGCGATCAGCACCGACAAGGGCGGCGAGACGCTGCGCTGGTTCATCGAGGGCACCCCCGATGAGACCTGGTTCTCCGGCGCGTACTACGACGAGCGCACCCTGAGCACCCGCGTCAATCCGCAGGTCGACGACGCCGATCTCGCCGAGGCGCTCTGGCAGAACAGCGCGCAGCTCGTGGGTATCGACGCCTGAGGCGGGACGGACCGGGAGGCCCGCCCCGCCGAACCCCGGGGTTACAGCTTCGGCGCGCGACGCGCGTCCACTGCCTGCTCGTACGCGTAGGCGAACGAGATGAGCGAGGAGTCGCTCAGGCGGGTGCCGATGAAGGAGAGCCCGATCGGCAGGCCGGATTCCGTGAAGCCGGTCGGCACCGTGACGTGCGGATATCCGGCGGAGGAGGTATTGCGCGTGCTGCTCTGGAAGGGCGGATGCTCGTCGGAGTGCAGCGGAAGCGCGGGCAGGTCGGAGATCGTGACGATCGCGTCGAGGTCGTACTTCTGCAGGACTTCATCCACACTCTCCTGCGCACGTGTGGTCACCGTCTCGCGGTGTGCGAGATACTCGGGATCGTCGAGGTTTCCCTCGGTCTGGTCCGCCATGACGAGCCAATCCTGCTCCAGCGGGCTCGGCAGTTCGACCTCCGCATGCTCCTGGTTGTAGGCGATGAGCTCGGTGAGGCTCTGCGGGTGCGCACCGGGAGTCGCGGCGAGATATCCGTTGAGGCCGTGCTTGAACTCGGTGAGCAGAGCCGGAAGCAGATCCGTCGGGACCAGCGACGCGATGTCCGGCACGTCCGCCCCCTCGACGACCTCCGCGCCCATGCCGCGAAGCACTTCGACCGACATGTCGAACGCATCGTCCGCCTCGTCATCGATCCCCTCGTGACCGTCGCGCCATACTCCGATGCGGCTGCCGCGGAGCGCGTTCTGGTCGAGCATCTCGTCGAGATCCTGGG
Coding sequences within it:
- a CDS encoding SDR family NAD(P)-dependent oxidoreductase; the encoded protein is MTPDGAARRRTIVITGASDGIGAAAARQLAASDDRLLLVGRSPEKTAAIARETGAEHLTADFARLDDVRALAEQIADLVGDDGIDVLANNAGGIFGDQTPTVDGFEKTIQVNHLSPFLLTNLLLPQLRKADAAVINTSSVGHRLFGHIDVDDLDNRKKYSANKAYGDAKLANVLFTKSLHTKFHPGGLSAVAFHPGVVRTNFAAESSSVMRLIYRTPLKHVLAISTDKGGETLRWFIEGTPDETWFSGAYYDERTLSTRVNPQVDDADLAEALWQNSAQLVGIDA